Proteins encoded by one window of Porphyromonas vaginalis:
- a CDS encoding GH3 auxin-responsive promoter family protein: MDRKTATIYRLMYLRLKSIEQYAKQSEAIQMRQFKRIMRVLRGTAYEQSLTSEPIRTYSDYQRIVPIVEYEELRPSVERMLQGERNQLIKGSCRWFATSSGTSGGRSKYLPVPGLHLQSCHYQGAKDALWLYLDTRPDSEFFAHKSLVIGGSHKPTEFAAGTHTGDLSAILVENMPALGQMYRVPSKQTLLMSEWTAKMRQIVREVATADVGSLSGVPSWMLETIMAILEYTGRDNLSEVWPHLEVFFHGGISFDPYRERYRQIIPSERMQYRETYNASEGFFGVQDDPTSSSMLLMQDYGIFYEFIPMSQFDEPDRQAIPLADVQKGVNYALVISTLGGLYRYIIGDTVMFTELHPYKFIITGRTQSFINAFGEELMVHNTTTAISRVSQEMGVTVLDYTVAPRFCLDTANGYHEWIVEFETPPADPEHFIERIDQELRTLNSDYEAKRYANMALLMPRLVVARRGLFNDWLEEQGKLGGQHKIPRLRSNAELNDRLIKLNK; the protein is encoded by the coding sequence ATGGACAGAAAGACCGCAACCATCTATCGCCTCATGTACCTCCGGCTCAAGAGCATCGAGCAGTACGCTAAGCAGAGCGAAGCTATCCAAATGCGCCAGTTCAAGCGCATCATGCGTGTATTACGTGGCACCGCCTACGAGCAGTCCCTCACGAGCGAGCCTATCCGCACCTACAGCGACTACCAGCGCATCGTCCCGATCGTCGAGTACGAGGAGTTGCGCCCCTCGGTAGAGCGTATGCTACAGGGAGAGCGCAATCAGCTCATCAAGGGTAGCTGCCGTTGGTTCGCCACCTCCAGTGGTACCTCGGGAGGTCGTAGCAAGTACCTTCCCGTACCTGGGTTGCATCTGCAGAGTTGCCACTATCAGGGAGCCAAAGATGCGCTCTGGCTTTATCTAGACACACGACCCGACAGCGAGTTCTTTGCGCACAAGAGCTTAGTCATCGGGGGGAGTCACAAGCCGACTGAGTTTGCCGCAGGCACCCACACGGGCGACCTCTCCGCCATCTTGGTGGAAAACATGCCAGCCCTAGGACAGATGTACCGCGTTCCCTCGAAGCAAACTCTCCTCATGAGCGAGTGGACTGCCAAGATGCGACAGATCGTCCGGGAGGTGGCGACAGCAGATGTGGGCAGCCTCTCAGGCGTGCCGAGCTGGATGCTCGAGACCATAATGGCGATCCTAGAGTATACAGGACGGGACAACCTCTCGGAGGTTTGGCCTCACCTCGAAGTCTTCTTTCACGGGGGGATCAGCTTCGATCCGTACCGTGAGCGCTACCGTCAGATCATCCCATCCGAGCGGATGCAGTACCGTGAGACCTACAATGCGAGCGAGGGCTTCTTTGGAGTTCAGGACGACCCCACCTCTAGCTCTATGCTCCTGATGCAGGACTACGGCATCTTCTACGAGTTCATCCCAATGTCTCAGTTTGACGAGCCCGACCGTCAGGCTATACCGCTAGCCGACGTACAGAAAGGGGTCAACTATGCACTCGTCATCTCCACCCTCGGAGGGCTTTACCGCTACATCATCGGCGACACGGTCATGTTCACCGAGCTGCACCCCTACAAGTTCATCATCACAGGACGTACGCAGAGCTTTATCAATGCCTTCGGCGAGGAGCTGATGGTCCACAACACGACCACAGCCATCTCGCGCGTCTCTCAGGAGATGGGCGTCACGGTGCTAGACTATACGGTGGCACCACGCTTCTGCCTAGACACGGCGAATGGCTATCACGAGTGGATCGTAGAGTTTGAGACGCCGCCAGCCGATCCAGAGCACTTCATCGAGCGCATCGACCAAGAGCTCCGTACGCTCAATAGCGACTATGAGGCAAAGCGCTATGCCAATATGGCACTCCTAATGCCCCGTCTGGTGGTTGCTCGGCGAGGGCTCTTCAACGACTGGCTCGAGGAGCAGGGCAAGCTCGGCGGGCAGCACAAGATACCCCGCCTACGGAGCAACGCCGAGCTCAACGATCGCCTCATCAAGCTCAACAAATAG
- a CDS encoding type IX secretion system plug protein domain-containing protein — MNKLWTLCWLLLALAGSLSGGEIFPHHIYTTEVQTLQCQVWRDGEPIAIPYPIARLASGDEEIVVSFDLADPVPHRIHYQLELCDADWQINDRMALSEYIDGWIGARWQTDESTPSEATSVAYRHYELCLGGASVLQPLLSGNYRLTAWCEELQEEPIFVTSFALYEPLAEVAQQVVPTTPQGNYSRFQQVELELTFPPTLASDPLTELLITVGQNGSSNRYQRLTRPTSLAPGRLTFRGHDGATFAAGNEWRAYEILSPYEANMGVEHLNSQENPPAASLYLDHPTSGSYITLSDANGYRKVRQTDYDPYYDETMTDYYLVTWRLALDDPLRYGTPFIEGAAFDALPKEQRTLRYNRETGYFELSLLVKGGYVSYRYSTSPSPAPLASNAIEGDYYQTENQYTTLVYLTSPMLRYQRLVAVK; from the coding sequence ATGAACAAGCTATGGACGCTTTGCTGGCTCCTCTTAGCCCTCGCTGGCTCACTCTCGGGAGGAGAGATATTCCCGCATCACATCTATACGACAGAAGTACAGACTCTACAGTGTCAGGTGTGGCGTGACGGGGAGCCAATTGCTATACCCTATCCGATCGCTCGCTTGGCTAGTGGTGATGAGGAGATCGTGGTGAGCTTTGACCTCGCAGACCCCGTCCCACATCGCATTCACTACCAGCTGGAGCTGTGCGATGCCGACTGGCAGATCAATGACCGTATGGCACTCAGCGAATACATCGATGGGTGGATCGGAGCGCGCTGGCAGACGGATGAAAGCACCCCTTCGGAAGCCACGAGCGTCGCTTATCGTCACTACGAGCTATGCCTCGGAGGGGCCTCCGTACTACAACCACTGCTCTCGGGCAATTACCGCCTCACCGCTTGGTGCGAAGAGCTACAAGAGGAGCCTATCTTCGTCACCAGCTTTGCCCTCTATGAGCCTCTCGCTGAGGTCGCTCAGCAGGTGGTGCCGACGACACCTCAGGGCAACTACTCCCGCTTTCAGCAAGTGGAGCTAGAGCTAACCTTCCCCCCCACACTGGCCAGCGACCCGCTCACGGAGCTACTCATCACTGTTGGTCAAAACGGTTCCTCCAACCGCTACCAGCGACTCACCCGCCCCACCTCCCTCGCTCCTGGGCGGCTCACCTTCAGAGGCCATGACGGAGCCACCTTTGCAGCGGGCAATGAGTGGCGCGCTTACGAGATATTGTCGCCCTACGAGGCGAATATGGGTGTAGAGCATCTCAATAGCCAGGAGAATCCTCCTGCCGCCTCCCTTTATCTAGACCACCCGACGAGTGGTAGCTACATTACGCTCTCCGATGCCAATGGCTATCGCAAGGTGCGCCAGACAGACTACGATCCGTACTACGACGAGACCATGACAGACTACTACCTCGTCACCTGGCGACTAGCTCTGGATGACCCACTCAGGTATGGCACCCCATTCATCGAGGGAGCCGCCTTCGATGCACTCCCCAAAGAGCAGCGCACGCTGCGCTACAACCGCGAGACGGGCTACTTCGAGCTGTCGCTCCTCGTCAAGGGGGGCTACGTCAGCTACCGATACAGCACCTCGCCATCGCCCGCTCCCCTAGCCAGCAACGCTATCGAGGGCGACTATTACCAGACAGAAAACCAATATACGACGCTCGTCTACCTCACCTCCCCCATGCTACGCTATCAAAGACTGGTAGCCGTAAAGTAA
- a CDS encoding efflux RND transporter permease subunit has product MSLYQSAVRRPVTTIMIFVGVVVLGLFALTRLPIDLLPDMQINRVMVVTSYSGAAPEEVENNITKPIQNVLNGINGVKHITSQSKENVSVVTLELREGLDIENAINDTRDKISAITEVLPDGAGTPNIIKFGMDDLPILMLSIKSDASSKSLYKILNDQLITPLGRIDGVGGVNLLGARQRQINVYCDPHKLESYGITVSDVSNLIAVANRNISAGSMNLETSKISLRAIGEIVDPKQLEELPITSFAGRTIYLRDVASVVDGDPEQQTLAYVDNQRGAMLMLMKQSGANTVQVNKRVLKALPQIVKNLPTDIKIEVIMDQSDFIVRSINSLSSTIGITFCVVMLIVLLFLGRWRATFIIVLTIPISLLSAFIYLLLTGNSLNIISLSSLSIAIGMVVDDAIVVLENITNHIERGSYPKQAAVHATNEVALSVIASTLTMLAVFLPMVMMQGMAGLLFRQLGWIVSIVMIVSTICALALTPTLCAHMLRANRQRKEGKVSQKILRPFNDFIQRLTVLYQRTLAWVLRHKWLTVGLSVGIFALSLTLGSLVKTEFMPQGDGGYIFVKAYYPVGTTIDRPLAEGHRLTEEWHKKYPEIEMLQFSTGQADAFQSGASTLAQDNGDNILSFNIKLVDASERKRSSKEVAAEMRRDLSVMPGIKQYNVSIQTGGGGQQSTVNVDIYGHDFAVTDQISKAFMAEISKSPACAQALSNRDEFMPEYQVIFDPQRLAEHGLTNSMVASYLRNSIYGATASFYREDGQEYEIRVRLAPEFRRSLDDVAQTLVRTPQGTSVRLGELGKVVEHFAPPAIYQKDRSRVVTIALTPAPKAALSDLVRTARKTLDGMDMPEGVSYEITGAFEQQQEAFADLGTLLLLIVFLVFIVMAAEFESLVSPFVIMFSVPFAFTGVIIGLLVTGVPLSIIAFIGAIMLVGIVVKNGIVLIDYTILNRERGMSVRTALLHAGASRLRPVLMTTLTTVFGMIPMAIGIGQGSEMWQPMGVTVAFGLTISTLVTLLLIPSVYALVSRRQIRRRRKKSLKNHH; this is encoded by the coding sequence ATGAGTCTTTATCAATCAGCCGTACGTCGTCCTGTCACCACGATCATGATTTTCGTCGGGGTGGTCGTCTTGGGCCTTTTTGCCTTGACACGCCTGCCGATAGATCTCCTGCCCGATATGCAGATCAATCGGGTCATGGTCGTCACTTCTTACTCTGGAGCCGCTCCTGAAGAAGTGGAGAACAACATTACCAAGCCAATCCAAAACGTCCTCAACGGTATCAACGGAGTCAAGCACATTACCTCGCAAAGCAAAGAGAATGTCTCTGTCGTCACGCTGGAGCTCAGAGAGGGACTGGACATAGAGAATGCGATCAACGATACTCGCGATAAGATCAGTGCTATCACCGAGGTGCTCCCCGACGGGGCTGGCACGCCAAACATTATCAAGTTTGGCATGGATGACCTGCCTATCCTCATGCTCTCGATCAAGTCGGACGCTAGCTCTAAGTCGCTCTACAAAATCCTAAATGATCAGTTGATAACCCCTCTAGGACGCATTGACGGGGTGGGGGGCGTCAACCTACTAGGTGCTAGACAACGACAGATCAACGTCTACTGCGACCCGCACAAGCTCGAGAGCTACGGCATCACGGTCAGTGATGTGAGCAACCTCATTGCGGTCGCAAACCGCAACATCTCGGCTGGGTCGATGAACCTAGAAACGAGTAAAATCTCCCTCCGAGCTATCGGTGAGATCGTTGACCCGAAGCAGCTAGAGGAGCTACCCATAACGAGCTTCGCTGGCCGGACCATCTATCTGCGAGACGTGGCGAGCGTCGTAGATGGCGATCCTGAGCAGCAAACGCTCGCCTATGTGGACAACCAGAGGGGTGCCATGCTCATGCTGATGAAGCAGTCGGGTGCCAACACGGTTCAGGTGAATAAGCGTGTCCTCAAGGCGCTCCCGCAGATTGTTAAGAACCTCCCCACGGACATCAAGATAGAGGTGATTATGGACCAGAGCGACTTCATCGTGCGCTCTATCAATAGTCTGAGCTCGACGATCGGCATAACCTTCTGCGTCGTGATGCTCATCGTACTGCTCTTCCTGGGCCGATGGCGCGCCACCTTTATCATTGTTCTGACGATCCCGATATCGCTGCTCTCGGCCTTCATATACCTACTGCTGACGGGCAACTCGCTCAACATTATTTCGCTCAGTTCGCTCTCCATAGCCATCGGTATGGTGGTGGACGATGCGATCGTAGTGCTAGAGAATATTACCAACCACATCGAGCGGGGAAGCTACCCCAAGCAAGCTGCCGTCCATGCGACCAACGAGGTGGCGCTCTCAGTCATCGCCTCTACGCTGACGATGCTGGCGGTCTTCCTCCCGATGGTGATGATGCAGGGCATGGCGGGACTGCTCTTCCGTCAGCTCGGCTGGATCGTCAGTATTGTGATGATCGTCTCGACCATCTGTGCGCTTGCCCTGACACCTACGCTCTGCGCTCACATGCTACGAGCCAATCGTCAGCGCAAGGAGGGAAAAGTATCCCAAAAGATCCTACGCCCCTTCAACGACTTCATCCAGCGACTGACGGTGCTCTACCAGCGCACGCTCGCTTGGGTATTACGACACAAGTGGCTCACGGTAGGCTTGTCCGTAGGCATCTTCGCACTATCGCTCACACTCGGTTCGCTGGTTAAGACCGAGTTCATGCCGCAGGGAGACGGTGGCTATATATTTGTCAAGGCGTACTACCCCGTAGGCACTACCATAGATCGCCCGCTCGCTGAGGGGCATCGCCTCACCGAGGAGTGGCACAAGAAGTACCCCGAGATAGAGATGCTACAGTTCTCCACGGGGCAGGCGGATGCTTTTCAGTCTGGTGCCTCGACGCTGGCTCAGGATAATGGTGACAATATCCTCTCCTTCAATATCAAGTTGGTTGATGCCTCCGAGCGAAAGCGTTCCTCTAAGGAGGTTGCTGCCGAGATGCGTCGTGATCTAAGCGTCATGCCTGGTATCAAGCAGTACAATGTCTCCATTCAGACAGGTGGCGGGGGACAGCAAAGCACTGTCAATGTTGATATCTACGGACACGACTTTGCCGTCACCGATCAGATCTCCAAAGCGTTTATGGCGGAGATTAGTAAGTCTCCAGCTTGTGCTCAGGCTCTGAGCAATCGGGACGAGTTTATGCCTGAGTACCAGGTCATCTTCGACCCGCAGCGCCTCGCCGAGCATGGCTTGACCAATAGTATGGTAGCGAGCTATCTGCGCAACAGCATTTACGGAGCCACCGCCTCCTTCTATCGTGAGGATGGGCAGGAGTATGAGATCCGTGTGCGCCTGGCACCTGAGTTCAGACGCTCGCTAGACGACGTCGCTCAGACACTCGTACGCACCCCGCAGGGAACGAGCGTACGACTAGGCGAACTGGGCAAGGTCGTGGAGCACTTTGCGCCTCCTGCCATTTACCAGAAAGACCGCTCTCGTGTCGTCACCATTGCACTCACGCCAGCACCCAAGGCAGCCCTCTCAGACCTCGTCCGCACGGCTCGGAAGACCCTCGACGGGATGGATATGCCCGAGGGTGTGAGCTACGAGATCACAGGAGCTTTCGAGCAGCAACAAGAGGCGTTTGCAGACTTAGGGACGCTCCTGCTGCTCATTGTCTTCCTAGTCTTCATCGTGATGGCTGCGGAGTTTGAGAGCTTGGTCTCCCCGTTTGTCATCATGTTTTCCGTGCCCTTTGCCTTTACGGGAGTTATCATCGGCTTGCTCGTGACGGGTGTCCCCCTGAGTATCATTGCCTTCATCGGAGCGATTATGCTCGTCGGTATCGTGGTGAAGAATGGTATCGTCCTGATCGACTACACCATACTCAATCGTGAGCGTGGCATGTCTGTACGCACTGCGCTGCTCCATGCGGGAGCGTCGCGTCTGCGTCCTGTGCTGATGACGACCCTCACGACCGTCTTCGGTATGATCCCGATGGCTATCGGCATCGGACAGGGTAGCGAGATGTGGCAGCCGATGGGTGTCACGGTAGCCTTCGGTCTGACCATCTCGACGCTGGTCACGCTCCTCCTGATCCCCAGTGTCTATGCGCTGGTCTCTCGCCGTCAGATACGGCGTCGGCGTAAGAAAAGTCTCAAAAACCACCACTAA
- a CDS encoding CapA family protein — protein MREQGTHWWGSPYTFREKIDFLKYRLLSPKESPESDILEGMQPLVSDYTFRPEASEKGKEVSMIFTGDLMPFGDTKPSHTVELEQFLASADYIVFNLEGVVTDQQRFLALSLRDTPLYDYLHTSFGRGVILNVANNHASDFGREAFNLQNQRLRDQGFLVVGDTPKPLTIEDQITLSARTLLSNQPPIIETLSLSHPSISHEWRPPQHTYNIFMPHWGYEMHLSPTQEQIKMYHSIVPAIYDSVIGNHAHTPQPVYLSESSVLATSLGNYCYRNYNPNHWLGSLLKCTFTMQELPNTKPVLSRVELRHTIQHITKNTLQLDLVDAIDYSTLRKTTNFYRWSYLKDLLK, from the coding sequence ATGAGGGAACAAGGAACACACTGGTGGGGATCGCCCTATACCTTTAGAGAGAAGATAGACTTCCTTAAGTACAGACTCCTCTCACCCAAGGAGTCGCCCGAGAGCGATATCCTAGAGGGTATGCAGCCCCTAGTCTCTGATTACACCTTTAGACCCGAAGCTTCTGAAAAGGGAAAGGAAGTCTCAATGATCTTCACTGGAGATCTAATGCCCTTTGGCGATACTAAGCCAAGCCATACGGTAGAACTGGAGCAGTTCCTAGCATCGGCGGACTACATAGTCTTTAACCTCGAGGGCGTTGTCACAGATCAACAACGCTTCCTCGCTCTATCCCTTAGAGACACACCACTCTACGACTATCTGCATACTTCGTTCGGACGAGGGGTAATCCTAAATGTAGCCAACAACCACGCCTCGGACTTCGGACGCGAAGCGTTCAATCTGCAAAACCAACGACTTAGAGATCAAGGATTTTTAGTCGTCGGAGACACCCCCAAACCTCTTACTATTGAAGACCAAATCACCCTCTCGGCTAGGACACTCCTAAGCAATCAGCCACCTATCATCGAGACGCTTAGCCTGAGCCATCCATCAATTTCTCACGAATGGAGACCTCCCCAGCACACCTACAACATCTTTATGCCACACTGGGGATATGAGATGCACCTATCCCCAACACAAGAACAGATTAAGATGTACCACAGCATCGTCCCAGCAATCTATGATAGTGTCATAGGCAATCACGCCCACACACCCCAGCCTGTATATCTGTCTGAGAGCTCTGTCTTGGCAACATCTCTCGGCAACTATTGCTACCGCAACTACAACCCCAACCATTGGCTAGGAAGTTTGTTGAAGTGCACCTTCACGATGCAGGAGCTTCCTAATACCAAGCCCGTCCTCTCCCGTGTAGAGCTACGTCATACGATACAGCATATCACTAAGAACACACTCCAGCTAGACCTTGTGGACGCTATAGACTATAGCACACTCCGCAAAACAACTAACTTTTATCGCTGGAGCTATCTCAAAGACCTCCTCAAGTGA
- a CDS encoding PG0541 family transporter-associated protein: MNRQKAIFIVYNSALHGLVLRTLEQHNAKGYTEWSEVYGRGSATGDPHLGSHAWPTTNGAMMVITDAERAERLLAALHQIDQDNPKQGLRAFAWEVTDMI, encoded by the coding sequence ATGAATAGACAAAAGGCAATCTTCATCGTCTACAACAGTGCCCTGCATGGGCTCGTCCTGCGCACCCTCGAGCAGCACAATGCCAAGGGCTATACCGAGTGGAGCGAAGTCTACGGACGTGGCTCCGCAACGGGCGATCCGCATCTCGGTAGCCACGCCTGGCCAACGACCAATGGTGCTATGATGGTTATCACGGACGCTGAGCGAGCCGAGCGACTCCTCGCGGCACTGCATCAGATCGACCAAGACAATCCGAAGCAAGGGCTGAGAGCCTTCGCCTGGGAGGTCACCGATATGATCTAA
- a CDS encoding ISAs1 family transposase: MSMSIFNQLLMVEDPRINRCKKFPLGYILTTVFTATLSGCSSWYEIEDYAEEYKVDLEALYERISGESSSWGVPSHDTLNRAISLLDPNQIELVYKAFLEESFEITTGKHICLDGKTMRGVKKLDFDADSHCVTAFDPQQQASLAQVYISTKSNEINAIKEILKALDLRDTVITIDAIGTQTDIATAVVGKGGDYLLQVKDNQKLTKEEMQSFFCPLYDAHIVHQEQKDFGHGRIETRTMSSIVNPLSLDPDSTLDKWKGLKSIHMMTRVRTDKKTDKSSTETTFYISSLTDGAEIFKLIREHWAVENKLHYMLDMLFREDYSTKRARNAAQNMNIINKINLTIIQRLKDKLKGTSTLRLRKKLARMTPEEIFEMEL; the protein is encoded by the coding sequence ATCTCTATGAGCATATTCAATCAGCTTCTAATGGTCGAAGATCCACGCATAAATCGATGCAAAAAGTTCCCCCTAGGATACATCCTTACGACGGTATTCACAGCTACTCTCTCTGGCTGCTCCTCTTGGTACGAAATAGAAGACTATGCAGAGGAGTACAAGGTTGATCTGGAGGCTCTATATGAGCGTATATCAGGAGAGTCGAGCTCTTGGGGAGTCCCCTCTCACGACACGCTCAATCGGGCTATCAGTCTTCTTGATCCCAATCAGATAGAGCTAGTCTACAAAGCCTTCCTGGAGGAAAGCTTTGAGATAACAACGGGCAAGCACATCTGTCTAGATGGTAAGACGATGCGAGGCGTTAAGAAGCTAGACTTCGATGCCGACAGCCATTGCGTTACAGCCTTTGACCCTCAGCAGCAAGCTTCATTGGCTCAGGTATATATCTCCACTAAGTCTAATGAAATCAATGCCATCAAAGAAATTCTCAAGGCTCTAGATCTGCGAGACACCGTCATCACTATTGACGCTATCGGCACTCAAACCGATATAGCAACCGCAGTGGTCGGGAAGGGTGGTGACTACCTACTCCAAGTTAAAGATAATCAGAAACTAACGAAGGAAGAGATGCAAAGTTTCTTTTGTCCCCTCTACGATGCTCATATCGTGCATCAAGAGCAGAAAGACTTTGGTCACGGGCGAATAGAAACACGCACGATGAGTAGCATCGTAAACCCTTTATCTCTAGATCCAGACTCGACTTTAGACAAATGGAAAGGGCTGAAAAGTATCCATATGATGACAAGAGTACGGACGGACAAGAAGACAGATAAGTCCAGCACCGAAACCACCTTCTATATTTCTAGCCTGACAGACGGAGCGGAGATCTTCAAATTAATACGTGAGCATTGGGCTGTGGAAAACAAGCTACACTATATGCTGGATATGCTTTTTAGAGAGGACTACTCTACCAAGAGAGCCCGCAACGCAGCTCAGAACATGAACATTATAAACAAGATAAACCTGACTATCATTCAACGGCTTAAAGACAAGCTCAAAGGCACATCAACGCTACGCCTGAGGAAAAAGCTTGCACGAATGACTCCAGAGGAAATCTTCGAAATGGAATTATAA
- a CDS encoding TolC family protein gives MRQQTHLISGWRYVMLPYLFLLTLTLSAQQPDTLVLTLDESIALGLEQSPMVLGKDVALVNQMYAEREAQSALYPQLSLSGNYGYTLKKQRIYFDGMPGMGAMPGMENGIEVGRTHNIQLGLQAGMPLVNATLWKALQINRKQVDLALQQATQSRQELVGQIKKAFYTVLLAQESCETLQQSMRNAELNLERVTQRYEAGLVAEYDKMRAEVQYANIKPSVLQAEQGVDLAYMQLAVLLGLDPHTGLRLVGHLEDYQAESQQLIAQVPTTDSLWLTTNPTMRVLELQQQIADESIKLSKLSWVPSISLGANYNYNFSSNDFDLSKSRLWVPFSVVSLQFQIPLFTGLKNYYTTRQAKGRALLLKLQRQDAERSLTLGMQSQRDKARKAQEQYSTATQIQATAERGYTIAQRMYDKGMGTLLEVNDAELALLQARLNQTQALYDYLIAGVEIEQLIAPETPLSSDPSNDYEERLNSIKRMTRYF, from the coding sequence ATGAGACAACAGACACATCTCATCTCTGGGTGGCGCTATGTGATGCTACCATACTTATTCTTGCTTACGCTGACGCTCTCGGCGCAGCAACCGGATACGCTCGTGCTGACACTAGACGAGAGCATCGCTCTCGGGCTGGAGCAGAGCCCCATGGTGCTGGGCAAGGACGTGGCTCTGGTCAACCAAATGTATGCCGAGCGGGAGGCGCAGAGTGCTCTCTACCCGCAGCTGTCGCTCTCGGGCAACTACGGCTACACGCTCAAGAAGCAGCGCATCTACTTCGACGGCATGCCCGGTATGGGCGCTATGCCTGGCATGGAAAACGGTATTGAGGTGGGACGTACGCACAATATACAGCTGGGGCTACAAGCTGGTATGCCACTCGTCAATGCGACGCTCTGGAAGGCACTGCAGATCAACCGCAAGCAAGTTGACTTAGCACTACAGCAAGCTACGCAGTCTCGTCAGGAGTTGGTCGGGCAGATCAAGAAAGCCTTCTACACGGTGCTCCTCGCACAGGAGTCTTGTGAGACATTGCAGCAAAGCATGCGCAATGCGGAGCTGAACCTCGAGCGGGTCACCCAGCGGTACGAAGCGGGGCTCGTGGCGGAGTACGACAAGATGCGCGCTGAGGTACAATACGCCAATATCAAGCCCTCAGTACTGCAAGCAGAGCAGGGCGTTGACCTAGCCTATATGCAGTTGGCGGTACTCCTAGGACTAGACCCTCACACAGGTCTGCGACTGGTGGGGCACCTCGAGGACTACCAAGCCGAGAGCCAGCAACTCATCGCACAGGTCCCGACGACCGACTCGCTATGGCTTACAACCAATCCGACCATGCGAGTACTAGAGCTACAGCAGCAGATAGCTGACGAGAGTATCAAGCTCTCCAAGCTGAGCTGGGTGCCTTCGATTTCGTTGGGAGCAAACTACAATTACAACTTCTCGTCAAACGACTTTGACCTCTCTAAGAGTCGTCTCTGGGTTCCCTTTTCAGTCGTGAGCCTACAGTTTCAAATTCCACTCTTCACAGGGCTGAAGAACTACTACACGACGCGACAAGCCAAGGGGCGGGCTTTACTGCTAAAGCTCCAGCGACAAGATGCTGAGCGGTCACTCACGCTCGGTATGCAGAGCCAGCGAGACAAAGCACGTAAGGCTCAGGAGCAGTACAGCACAGCGACACAGATACAAGCGACAGCCGAGCGGGGCTACACCATCGCACAGCGTATGTACGACAAGGGCATGGGTACGCTCCTAGAGGTCAACGATGCTGAGCTGGCGCTACTACAGGCTCGTCTTAATCAGACACAGGCGCTCTACGACTACCTCATAGCGGGCGTAGAGATAGAGCAACTCATAGCCCCCGAGACACCGCTCTCCTCCGATCCAAGCAATGATTACGAGGAGCGTCTCAACTCGATCAAACGAATGACACGATACTTCTAA
- a CDS encoding efflux RND transporter periplasmic adaptor subunit produces the protein MFLSIRTLAPIALSLALISLTSCQSASKEGKTTFSHTIDSTDIKHVEVATVSVQTLPDLQEYTSTVEAKVTNQIAPQMASRIKRIYVEVGQQVSRGQLLAEMDHSQLEQARLQLEERRSALARIDELYKIGGISQSEWEATQRALTLAQTSYNNIRENTQLRSPISGVVTARNYDAGDMMSPQMPLLVVEQINPVVLRINPSERYYGQMTKGMPVTITSESLPDETFAGKISLKYPTINPQTHTFTMEVEATNPERKLVPGQYARVSINLGDKEYTVVPTESIVKQIGSAEQCVYIVRDGIAHRQVVVVERTIGKYTAISEGVSSGDVVVTTGASILSDQMPVQISQAQK, from the coding sequence ATGTTTCTCTCTATACGTACACTTGCTCCGATAGCACTGAGCCTAGCACTCATTTCTCTCACCAGTTGTCAGTCGGCGAGCAAGGAGGGCAAGACGACCTTTTCGCACACGATCGACTCGACAGACATCAAGCATGTAGAGGTGGCGACCGTCTCGGTGCAGACGCTCCCAGACCTACAAGAGTACACCAGCACGGTCGAGGCTAAGGTGACTAATCAGATAGCTCCGCAGATGGCCTCCCGTATCAAGCGCATCTATGTAGAGGTAGGGCAGCAGGTCTCTCGTGGGCAGCTCCTCGCCGAGATGGACCACAGCCAGCTGGAGCAGGCGCGTCTGCAACTCGAGGAGCGCAGGAGCGCACTGGCTCGTATAGACGAACTATACAAGATAGGCGGTATCTCCCAGTCGGAGTGGGAGGCAACGCAGCGAGCCCTCACGCTGGCTCAGACGAGCTACAATAATATAAGGGAGAATACACAGCTTCGTAGCCCTATCTCAGGGGTGGTCACAGCGCGCAACTACGATGCGGGCGATATGATGTCGCCACAGATGCCTCTGCTCGTTGTGGAGCAGATCAACCCAGTGGTGCTACGGATCAATCCCTCGGAGCGTTACTACGGGCAGATGACCAAAGGGATGCCTGTGACGATCACTTCGGAGTCCCTGCCGGATGAGACTTTTGCCGGTAAGATTTCGCTGAAGTATCCGACGATCAATCCACAGACTCATACCTTTACGATGGAAGTTGAGGCAACCAATCCTGAGCGCAAGCTGGTGCCGGGACAGTACGCTCGCGTCTCGATCAATCTAGGCGACAAGGAGTATACGGTCGTCCCCACAGAGAGCATCGTCAAGCAGATAGGTAGCGCTGAGCAGTGCGTCTACATCGTACGAGACGGCATAGCCCATCGGCAGGTAGTTGTCGTAGAGCGTACCATCGGCAAGTACACAGCGATCAGTGAGGGTGTCTCCTCAGGCGATGTCGTAGTCACGACTGGAGCCAGCATCCTATCCGATCAGATGCCTGTACAGATTTCGCAGGCTCAGAAGTAA